A genomic stretch from Solanum stenotomum isolate F172 chromosome 8, ASM1918654v1, whole genome shotgun sequence includes:
- the LOC125873942 gene encoding non-specific lipid-transfer protein 1-like has translation MASVLSKTFLLSFLLICLVLSPPQTRAVITCDTVFNDLKSCLSYVLVGGNVPTECCNGLKSLITNEITTEDRQMACSCVKNLATAATDEQVDRAASLPGKCGVKVPFKISRDVDCTKVK, from the coding sequence ATGGCCAGTGTGCTAAGCAAgacatttcttctttctttcctcCTCATTTGCTTGGTGTTGTCACCGCCACAAACTAGGGCGGTGATAACATGTGACACGGTATTCAACGACTTGAAATCGTGCCTTAGTTATGTGTTAGTTGGTGGAAATGTACCTACAGAGTGTTGCAACGGGCTTAAATCTCTTATTACTAATGAAATTACCACCGAAGATCGCCAGATGGCATGCTCATGCGTGAAGAATCTCGCCACGGCGGCAACGGATGAACAAGTTGATCGTGCCGCTAGTCTCCCCGGAAAATGTGGTGTCAAAGTTCCTTTCAAGATTAGCCGTGATGTTGATTGCACAAAggtgaaatga